The genomic segment CGCCTTTGAGGACAGGGATCCCGAAGGGGAAGACCTGTTCGATCTTGAGGACGCGTGCGCCGAAGCGCTGGACGTTGCCCGAGACTTCTGGAAGGACTGGCCCCACGCCGAGATCGGTATGGCGGTCGAGGTTGTCGACGAGGTTGGCCAGACGGTGCTGACCGTGCCGTTCGCCGCGGCCGTCGATCCGCACTCCCGATGAGCCTGCCCCGCATCCTCTCGCAAGGACGGACACCATGATTAAACTTCTAAGCCTCGCTGCCCTGACGCTGGGATTGGGCGCGTGCGTGCCCACCACCCCTCCGCCTATCTGGCGGCTCCCGCGATCCCGCCGTCGGCATCCGTAGCCCGGGCTATGCCTCTGTGACCGCAGGCGTTCGTAACTATGACGTTGTCGAGCCTCTCGACTGGCGCGAGCTCAACCGGCGTGTCGCACCGGGAGCCGATCCGGAGCGCGGCGACTCGGACGACGCCGCGCGGCGCGGACGGTGATCAATGGACAGCAACAATAACGCACTGACCGCCAGGGGGCGGCGTGGCAACGCACACGCAAGGGATGCAGCACAATGACTCAACAGAAGGGCAAGGCGGTAGCAACATCA from the Microvirga ossetica genome contains:
- a CDS encoding DUF6894 family protein, with the translated sequence MPRFYFHIRNGDAFEDRDPEGEDLFDLEDACAEALDVARDFWKDWPHAEIGMAVEVVDEVGQTVLTVPFAAAVDPHSR